In Candidatus Coatesbacteria bacterium, the sequence AGGAGGTCTGGCGCTTCAAGACCGGGGACTGGGTCTTCGCCACGCCCTTCGTCGCCGGAGGACGGGTCTTCGTCGGGTCCTACGACGATCACCTCTACTGCCTGGAGGCCGATACCGGGCGGGAGATCTGGCGCTACGAGGTCGGCGGCGATATCAAGAGCTCGCCCTACGTCTGGCGCGACAAGGTCTACTTCGGCGCCGACGACAGTCGCCTCTACTGCCTGGAGGCCGACTCCGCCGAGCCGGAGCTGCTGTGGCGTTTCCGCGATCCGGAGCTGTGGAACTACATCCGTTCCCGGATCGTGGTCTTCGACGGCCGGGTGTTCTTCGGCTCGCTCAACAACCAGATCTACGCCGTCGACGCCCTGACCGGCGAGCTGCTCTGGCGCCACAAGACGACGAACACCGTCGAGGCCGGCGGTCTGGTGGCCGGCGAGCTGGCCGACGGGCGGGAATTCGCCGTCGGGCACTCCCACCGCCGCCCGACCGTCGACCGGCCGGAGGACATTGAGCCGCGCTCGGCCTATCTCTACATTGGCAGCGCCAACAACAGTCTCTACTGCCTGGACGTGGCCGACGGCTCCCTGGCCTGGTTCTACGCCACCCAGGGCCACGTGCTGACCGACCCCGACTTCCACGACGGCGTGGTCTACTTCGGCAGCCAGGACGGCCACCTGTACGCCGTGCGCAGTTATCCCGAGCTGGAAGCGGACTAGCCGACGCAGGTCGTTCGGCGAAGTGGAAGCGGGCCGTCCGGGCCCTCGGGTTGCAGTCGTCGGGGCCTTGCCATTGCGGCGGGTCTCGGTTAACATTCGCTCTCGCTTCACCGGTCTTCATCTCTTCTCCAACCGTAACGAAGGAGGCTGCTATGTCCGATGCGCGGGCCAATCCCGCCCCGCTGGGTCTGATGGGTTTCGGTATGACCACGGTGCTGCTCAACATCCATAACGCCGGGCTGTTCGGCGCCGGGGAGTCGATGGGTGTCATCCTGTCCATGGGCATCTTCTACGGCGGTCTGGCGCAGATCTTCGCCGGTATCATGGAGTTCCGCAAGGGCAACACCTTCGGCACCACCGCCTTCACCAGCTACGGTCTGTTCTGGATCAGCCTGGTCTGTATCGTTCTCTTCGGCGGCGAGTGGGGCAACTCGACGGGTTTCATGGGCTGGTATCTGTTCATGTGGGGCCTGTTCACCTGCTACATGTGGACGGCCACCTGGAAGAAGAACCGGGCCCTGCAGGTCGTCTTCCTGACCTTGACGGTGCTGTTCTGGCTGCTGGCCGTCGGCGACTGGTTCCAGCTCGAGCTGGTGACCCGCATCGCCGGTTTTGAGGGCATTCTCTGCGGCCTGTCGGCCATCTACCTGGCCGCCGCCGAGGTGATCAACGAATCCAAGGGTCGGGTGGTTTTACCGATCGGCAACGTCGCCGATTAGACTCCGGCGCACTTGATGCAACCACGGGAGGGCCGCGGCTCTCCCGTGGTTTATGCCACACAACCGCCTTGAAGACGAGGGACTTGCGAAGAGTATCACCTCTTGGTAATATGTCCACAGTGTCATATTATGCTGTGTTCATGATGTATTCAGGGAGGTTTGATGGAGCGTGTGCGCATTGCCGCGGCCGAGTTCCTCGGCACCTTCGTCCTGGTCTTTCTGGGCTGCGGGGCGGTCATCACGGCCCTGATCGTCGGTGATTCGACGGCCCTGGACTACGCCGGTCTATTGGGGGTCGCTGTGGCTTTCGGCCTGGCGCTCTACGCCGGCATCCATGCTCTGGGGCCGATCTCCGGCGCCCACTTCAATCCCGCCGTCAGCATCGCCCTGGCCCTGGCCGGGCGGGTCGACTGGCGCCGGGTCCCCCTCTATGTCGTCGCCCAACTCTTGGGCGCCCTGGCGGCCTCGGCGGCCCATCTGGCCCTCGTCGGCGGTCTGGAATACGGTCTCGGACAAACCGTCGTCGGGGAGTTCGGGCTGCCGGCGGCCCTGGTCAGCGAGTTCGTCCTGACCCTGTTGTTGACCCTCGTCATCCTGGCCGCGACGGCCCGGGGCCGCGAGGTCAAGCTGGGCGCCTTCCCCATCGCCTTCTACCTCACCGCCGCCTCACTGGTGGGCTTCCCCTTCTCGGCCACCTCGCTCAACCCGGCCCGCAGCCTGGGGCCGGCCCTGTTCGTCGGCGGCGCGGCCCTGGAGCAGATGTGGCTCTACGCCCTGGCTCCGCCGGCCGGAGCCGCGGCGGCCGCGCTGATCTGGCGTCTGTTGCGCTCCCCCGCGCCGAAGAGGCGTATCGCCGGCATCCCCGAGCCGCCGCTTTGAGCTGACGACGCCGCGGCCGGTTTGTTACAATCGGGGCCGATGAGTTCCGCCGCGGCGGAGACAACCTCGCCCACCCGCAGCGCCATCCCAAACCCGATCAACTGCCGACACCCAACGGCGTCGCTCCGGCCCGCCCAGCCGCCGGAAGACGCCGCGCCCCGCCCCGCCGGAGGTGCGATCCATGCTCACCGACGCCTTCCAGCAGCTCCTCGAGCACCGCCTGCAGGAAACCCGTGACCGGGGGCTCTACAAGGAAGAGCGGGTGATCACCAGCCGTCAGGGCGCCCGGATCGAGGTCCGGGACGCCCCCGAGGTGCTCAACTTCTGCGCCAACAACTATCTCGGCCTGGCCGGTGACCCGCGCCTGGTCGAGCGGGCCAAGGCCGTCCTCGACGAGCGGGGTTATGGGATGGCCAGTGTGCGTTTCATCTGCGGCACTCAGGACATCCACCGCGAGCTCGAGGGCAAGGTGGCCCGCTTCCTCGATAAAGACGACGCCGTTCTCTACTCCAGTTGCTTCGACGCCAACGGCGGCCTGTTCGAGACCATCCTCTCCGGCGAGGACGCCGTCATCTCCGACCAGCTCAACCACGCCTCGATCATCGACGGCATCCGGCTCTGCAAGGCCAAGCGCTTCCGTTACGAGCACATGGAGATGCAGGACCTGGAGCGCAACCTGATCGCCGCCCGCGAGGCCCGCAACAAGCTGATCGTCACCGACGGCGTCTTCAGCATGGACGGCGAGATCGCCCCGCTGAACAGGATCTGCGAGCTGGCCGAGCGCTACGGCGCCCTCGTCGTCGTCGACGACAGCCACGCCACGGGCTTCTTCGGCCCCACCGGTCGGGGAACTCCCGAGCATTTCGGTTGCTCGGAGCGCGTCGACATCGTCACCTCGACCTTCGGCAAAGCCATGGGCGGGGCCTCGGGCGGCTTCACCGCCGGACCCGCCGTAATCGCCCAGGCCCTGCGCCAGTTCTCGCGGCCCTACCTGTTCTCCAACTCCGTGGCCCCGATGATCGTCGGCACCACCATCGCCGTCGTCGATATGCTCGAGGAATCCAGCGAGTTGATCCGACGCCTGGACCACAACCAGCGCCGCTTCCGCCGCGCCATGACCGAAAAGGGCTTCAATATCATCCCGGGGGCCCATCCGATCGTGCCGGTCATGCTCTACAACGCCCGCCTGGCCACCCGGATGGCCGACGAACTCCTCGAGGAGGGGATCTACGTCATCGGTTTCAGCTATCCCGTGGTGCCCAAGGGACAGGCCCGTATCCGCGTCCAGCTTTCCGCCGCCCACACCGACGAGCAGCTCAGCCGGGCCATCAACGCCTTCGTCAAGATCGGTGACAGACTCGGCGTCCTCGGCCTGGGCAAGGACGAGATCATCGAACGCTTCGGCCTCTGAGCCGGCGGCGAAAAACCCGCCGTGCTTGACGACGAGCACACGGCTTCTCTCTGCGCCGGAACCGGCACGGTTTTTGCAGCTCGGCGACGCTCGAGCGTCCGGCGGGCGTCGCCTCCGCAAAAACCGTGCCGGTTCCGGCGGTCGGGCTTGGGGCGGGGGCGGCGGTTTTTGGACGGCGGGTTTTTCGCCGCCGGCGTCTTGCCAGACCGCGGCTCAGGATATAAGATAGGGCGCGATGGAGCTAGAGACCAACACCGTCGGACCCCGCAGGACGCTGTCGCTCTGCACGGGTTGTGATGCCTGTGTGCGGGCCTGTCCGGCCGCGGCCTGGCTGGCTACCAGCGAGCGACCGCTGCTGCGCCCCGAGCGCTGTACGGGCTGCGGGGTGTGCGTCGCGGCCTGCCCCGAGGGGGCGCTGGCAATGACGAGTGGGGACGGGGATTCATCGACCTGAGCAACAACCAACCGCCGTGGAGGTCGCCCGGTGAAATACGTCGGTTACGTTCTGGCCGTAGTACTGGTCTTCTTCGGCATCATCTTCCTCTGGAGCGCCTTCGGTCCCCACGCCAAGCAGCCCTACACCCGTCTGTTCGGCGGCATCGGCACCCTGGGCGTGGGCATCGTCGTAATGGTGCTGACCGCCCGTTGGGCGGCCAGGAAGCGCAAGGAGGAAGCCGGTACGGTCACCATCGAGCAGAAGGTCGACCTGACCGGTGACATCCACGTGGAGAAGCTGCGCTGCGAGAGCTGCGGCGCGCCGCTGGACAAGAACAGCGTCAGTGTGAGAGCGGGGGCGGTACACATCGACTGCCCCTACTGCGGCACCAGCTATACCGTCGAGGAAGAGCCCAAGTGGTGAGTCGGGACGACCCGGGAGAGGAAGCACAAGCATGCGCTTCATGATCGCCGAGTACTGGTGGATCATCGTCGTCGTTTTCGGCGTTTCGATCCTGATGCGGCTGTTGATACGCGGCCTGCGCAATCGTACCGGCGGCGGGATGATGCGCAAGGATCGCCGCTGTGGACCGCCGCGCTACGAAGAGCGACCGTCGACCGCGCCGGGCGGGACCCGGGAGAAAACGGTTCACCGCGGCACCACGGAGGCCCTGGTCTGCGAGCGTTGCGGCGCTGGTCTCGACGACGACGACCTCACCGAGCGCAGCGGGTTGCTGGTCGTCGATTGTCCGTACTGTAAAACGAGTTACACCCTGGGGGAGATGAGCTAGATGGTCAAGGGGCTGGTCTTCGGCGCGATCCTGATCGCCGTCGGTGTACTGGGAATCGCCTTCCAGCCGATCATCGGTGTCGGCGGCATCGTCGTCGGGCTGGCGGTGATCGTGATCACGATCCGTTACCGTCACGTGTTAAAAGGTCCGCCGCCGAACTATCAACGACCGGAGAGCAATCTCGACATCCATCACAAGCCGGAGATCGACGACCGTCTGCCCAGCCGGCGTTATTGAGTTCCCTTTTCCGGGTTGGATAGGCCGAGCCGCTGTAGCTCAGTTGGCCAGAGCACTCGACTTGTAATCGAGCGGTCGTCGGTTCGACTCCGACCAGCGGCTCCATCCCAGAAAAAACCTTGCACATTCCCCCGGGCCTGTCCTATAATTCGCCCTCGCGACAATCATCCGACGGCGGGGTTCCCGAGCGGCCAAAGGGAACAGACTGTAAATCTGTCGGTGAATGCCTTCGAAGGTTCGAATCCTTCCCCCGCCACCATCACCTCTGGTCCTTATCCGCACCCGGGCCGTTTGTCCAGCAGTTCAGACACCCGGTGATCGGTCGCCCGGCGATTACGGCAGCGGCGGCTCTTTTTTCACCTTCGATCAAGCCCCACGATAAGCAGTTGTCAGCTTAGGACGCAGTTCCCGGCGGGAATAGCTCAATTGGTAGAGCATCAGCCTTCCAAGCTGAGGGTCGCGGGTTCGATTCCCGTTTCCCGCTCCAGTTCGCTCAAGCGGCTCTAATCGGACCCGCGAGCCGATCTGTCAGGCCCGCGGGTTGGCTTCCCGCCCCCGCTCCAGTTCCCGCCCCCGCTTCCAGTTCGCTCAAGCGGCTCTAATCGGACCCGCGAGCCGATCTGTCAGGCCCGCGGGTTGGCTTCCCGCCCCCGCTCCAGTTCGCTCAAGCGGCTCTAATCGAACCCGCGAGCCGATCTGTCAGGCCCGCGGGTTGGCTTCCCGCCCCCGCTCCCAGGGGGCCGGTTTAGTCAGGCGGCACGAGGGTCAAGAACGGCAGCCGTCAGCCAGGCGTTTGAGCGCCCCGGGCCGTGCTTGCCCGGTACCGCGCCAGACCTTTGAAAAACGAATGCCGCCCAACGAGCTGGAGCGTGTCGGCCGGAACCGGCACGCTTCTTGCGGAGGCCGACCCTTGCCGCCGCGCCAACGGTCGCCGAGATGTTAAAGCGTGCCGGCCCGGCGCTTTGGGCGGCGACAACGCCGGGAAGTTGCCGAAGACCTCGATTTTTCAAAGGCCTCCCGCTGATGAGCGTCGTTTGGAACGACACAGCGGTGTATTAACGTCTCGCCGGGACGGCCGACCAACTCGACGATTCATTAGGGGTTGCGTTACGGACCGGCGCTATGTATAATACCCCCGCTCCGTCGGCCAAGCCGACGCGTTTGACGCTTAAAACCTTACGCCAAGCGGGCCCTCGTAGCTCAGTCGGTAGAGCACCTGCATGGTAAGCAGGTGGTCACCAGTTCAAGTCTGGTCGAGGGCTCCACATTCTAAAGAGAAGACGGTATGGCCTCCAACCGCGACATCATCGCCCTGCGTTGCGAGGAGTGCAAGCGCAAGAACTACACCCTGACCAAGAACAAGAAGAACGTCAAGGGTAAGATCGAGCTGCGCAAGTACTGCCCGCACGACCACCGGCACACCCTGCACAAGGAAACCAAGCCTTAGCGAGGCCGCCGTTTATCGGTTTACCGTAGGCCAGTAGCTCAATTAGGCAGAGTAGCGGATTCCAAATCCGTTGGTTGGGGGTTCGATTCCCTCCTGGCCTGCCACCTTTCGGGGCTGAATACCGGACGTGCGCCGGTGCCGATGGGGACCGGCCGTCGCCTTTAACGACAGCGGTTCGGCACATCCGCCCGTGCGAACCTGCACTTCTCGGGGCTGAATGCCGGACGTGCGCCGGTGCCGATGGGAACCGGCCGTCGCCGTTAACGACAGTGGTTCGGTACATCCGCCCGTGCGAACCTGCACTTCCGTGCGAACCTGCACTTCAAAGGCAAAGGACGGCGCGACCCGGACTCGTCGTCGGAGGCTCCGGCCGCGCGGCTCCAACCGTAAGCAGGCGCCGCCCGCAGGGACGGCGTCTTATCGCCTCAGCTCATTTACTCCCGACCAACCGAGGAAATTGGGATGTTTAAAAAGATCGGTCGCTTCCTGCGCGAGACCTGGGTCGAGCTCTCCAAGGTCACCTGGCCGAGCCGCAGCGAGGTCATCTCCTCGACCATCGTTATCCTGGTGATGTGCACGATCATGGCCGTAATCATCGGTTTCTTCGACTACGGTCTGACCAAGCTCATCGACTGGATCCTGAGTCTGCGCTGATGACAGATAAAGACGACAAGTCCGCGGATCCCCGGGACGACGGCGTCGAGGATAA encodes:
- a CDS encoding aquaporin (porin involved in osmoregulation allowing water to move into and out of the cell in response to osmotic pressure); translated protein: MERVRIAAAEFLGTFVLVFLGCGAVITALIVGDSTALDYAGLLGVAVAFGLALYAGIHALGPISGAHFNPAVSIALALAGRVDWRRVPLYVVAQLLGALAASAAHLALVGGLEYGLGQTVVGEFGLPAALVSEFVLTLLLTLVILAATARGREVKLGAFPIAFYLTAASLVGFPFSATSLNPARSLGPALFVGGAALEQMWLYALAPPAGAAAAALIWRLLRSPAPKRRIAGIPEPPL
- the kbl gene encoding glycine C-acetyltransferase, yielding MLTDAFQQLLEHRLQETRDRGLYKEERVITSRQGARIEVRDAPEVLNFCANNYLGLAGDPRLVERAKAVLDERGYGMASVRFICGTQDIHRELEGKVARFLDKDDAVLYSSCFDANGGLFETILSGEDAVISDQLNHASIIDGIRLCKAKRFRYEHMEMQDLERNLIAAREARNKLIVTDGVFSMDGEIAPLNRICELAERYGALVVVDDSHATGFFGPTGRGTPEHFGCSERVDIVTSTFGKAMGGASGGFTAGPAVIAQALRQFSRPYLFSNSVAPMIVGTTIAVVDMLEESSELIRRLDHNQRRFRRAMTEKGFNIIPGAHPIVPVMLYNARLATRMADELLEEGIYVIGFSYPVVPKGQARIRVQLSAAHTDEQLSRAINAFVKIGDRLGVLGLGKDEIIERFGL
- a CDS encoding 4Fe-4S dicluster domain-containing protein, which codes for MELETNTVGPRRTLSLCTGCDACVRACPAAAWLATSERPLLRPERCTGCGVCVAACPEGALAMTSGDGDSST
- the rpmG gene encoding 50S ribosomal protein L33, whose product is MASNRDIIALRCEECKRKNYTLTKNKKNVKGKIELRKYCPHDHRHTLHKETKP
- the secE gene encoding preprotein translocase subunit SecE is translated as MFKKIGRFLRETWVELSKVTWPSRSEVISSTIVILVMCTIMAVIIGFFDYGLTKLIDWILSLR